One segment of Radiobacillus kanasensis DNA contains the following:
- a CDS encoding 3-hydroxyacyl-CoA dehydrogenase/enoyl-CoA hydratase family protein, whose protein sequence is MARNIRKAAVIGSGVMGASIAAHLANVGIPTFLLDIVPKDVTEEEKKKGLTLDSPVVRNRLATSAIKKLKKTNPAPLYDSDFASLITPGNIEDDLVKIKEVDWVIEVVVENLAIKHQLYEKIEQVWEEGIVVSSNTSGISINAMVEERSDAFKEHFLGTHFFNPPRYMKLLEIIPGDQTNPELVESMKQFGEKKLGKGVVLAKDTPNFIANRIGTYGLLVTLSEMMQEGYSVEEVDAVTGPAMGRPKSATFRTLDLVGLDTFVHVAHNVFEKVSDEQEKAVFDVPPVLKDMVDKGWIGEKAGQGFYKKIKNEKGKQILSLNLETMEYDAQQKVSGASLEAAKLAKGSKKKVQALLSGKDRHSELAWNILKQVLIYSAEKVGEIADTIVEIDEAMKWGFNWELGPFETWDAIGLTRSVQRMEAEGLNVPEWVKDWIAEGHESFYTKENQQTLYAFSGAFHAKEEKPEIITLRSLKEQNKVIKANSGASLIDLGDGIACLEFHSPNNAIGADILLMIQQSMEEVRQNYEGLVIANQGRNFCVGANLMILLMEAQDEEWDEVDQIIRMFQNTMYTLKHFEKPVVAAPHRMALGGGVEVCMPADQVVAAAETYYGLVEVGVGLIPAGGGCKELTLRLSQSVTNREADLQPYVNQIFENVGMAKVSTSAADAKKLGYMRQTDTFITNQDHLIYEAKKAALQLVQNGYTPKPEEKIRVVGRDGKAVMQLGAHQMKLGGLVSDHDYLIANKLAHVLAGGDVPAGTLVTEQYMLDLEREAFLSLCGEPKTQQRMQYMLSKGKPLRN, encoded by the coding sequence ATGGCAAGAAACATTCGAAAGGCAGCCGTTATCGGCTCTGGTGTCATGGGTGCAAGTATTGCAGCCCATCTCGCTAATGTAGGAATCCCAACATTCCTTCTCGATATTGTTCCTAAGGACGTAACGGAGGAGGAAAAAAAGAAAGGACTAACATTAGATAGTCCTGTGGTAAGAAATCGACTAGCAACAAGTGCCATTAAAAAACTAAAGAAAACAAATCCAGCACCTTTGTATGATTCTGATTTCGCATCCTTGATTACACCAGGGAATATAGAAGACGACCTGGTCAAAATTAAAGAGGTTGATTGGGTTATCGAAGTAGTAGTAGAAAATCTAGCTATTAAACATCAGCTTTATGAAAAGATTGAGCAGGTTTGGGAAGAAGGCATTGTCGTAAGCTCCAATACATCAGGTATCTCTATCAATGCAATGGTGGAAGAAAGAAGTGACGCTTTTAAAGAGCATTTCCTAGGTACCCATTTCTTCAACCCACCAAGATATATGAAACTATTAGAAATCATTCCTGGTGACCAGACGAATCCGGAACTGGTGGAATCAATGAAACAATTTGGGGAGAAGAAGCTAGGAAAGGGAGTTGTTCTAGCCAAGGATACACCTAACTTTATCGCCAATCGAATAGGCACGTACGGACTCTTAGTAACTTTGTCGGAAATGATGCAAGAAGGGTATTCCGTAGAGGAAGTAGACGCTGTAACAGGTCCCGCTATGGGGCGTCCAAAGAGTGCCACATTCCGTACACTTGACTTAGTTGGTCTGGATACATTCGTTCACGTTGCTCACAACGTGTTTGAAAAAGTAAGCGATGAACAAGAGAAAGCAGTATTTGATGTTCCTCCAGTCCTTAAAGATATGGTCGATAAAGGTTGGATTGGAGAAAAAGCTGGTCAAGGTTTCTATAAAAAGATAAAGAACGAAAAAGGAAAACAAATTCTATCTCTAAATCTAGAAACGATGGAATACGATGCTCAACAAAAGGTGAGTGGAGCTTCCTTAGAAGCTGCAAAGCTAGCAAAGGGCTCCAAGAAAAAGGTGCAAGCATTGTTGAGTGGGAAGGATCGTCATTCGGAGTTAGCTTGGAACATTCTCAAACAGGTACTTATTTATTCTGCTGAGAAAGTAGGAGAGATTGCCGATACGATTGTTGAAATCGATGAAGCCATGAAGTGGGGCTTCAACTGGGAGTTAGGACCATTTGAGACATGGGATGCAATTGGTTTAACTCGCTCTGTTCAAAGGATGGAAGCAGAAGGCCTAAACGTTCCGGAATGGGTGAAGGATTGGATTGCGGAAGGGCATGAGTCTTTCTACACGAAAGAAAACCAACAAACCCTTTATGCATTCAGTGGAGCCTTCCATGCCAAGGAAGAAAAGCCAGAGATTATTACGCTACGTTCCTTAAAAGAACAGAATAAAGTCATTAAAGCAAATAGTGGTGCTAGTTTGATAGATTTGGGAGACGGAATTGCCTGCTTGGAGTTCCATTCTCCGAATAACGCCATTGGTGCCGATATTCTTCTCATGATTCAGCAGAGCATGGAAGAGGTTCGTCAAAATTATGAAGGATTAGTGATTGCAAACCAAGGTCGCAACTTCTGCGTCGGTGCTAACCTTATGATTCTGTTAATGGAAGCACAAGACGAAGAGTGGGATGAAGTCGATCAAATCATTCGCATGTTCCAAAACACCATGTACACTCTAAAGCATTTTGAAAAGCCTGTTGTCGCAGCTCCTCATCGAATGGCTTTAGGTGGTGGAGTAGAGGTTTGTATGCCGGCTGATCAAGTTGTGGCTGCAGCTGAAACCTATTATGGATTGGTAGAAGTTGGGGTTGGCTTAATCCCTGCCGGTGGCGGCTGTAAAGAATTAACACTTCGCTTAAGTCAATCGGTTACAAATCGAGAAGCGGACCTTCAGCCCTATGTGAATCAAATCTTTGAAAACGTAGGAATGGCAAAAGTATCGACAAGTGCTGCTGATGCGAAAAAACTTGGCTACATGCGCCAAACAGACACTTTTATAACGAACCAAGACCATCTCATCTATGAAGCGAAAAAGGCAGCTCTTCAGCTTGTACAAAACGGGTACACTCCGAAACCGGAAGAAAAAATCCGTGTAGTTGGAAGAGATGGAAAAGCGGTCATGCAGTTAGGCGCTCATCAAATGAAACTTGGAGGCTTGGTTAGTGATCACGACTATCTGATTGCGAATAAGCTTGCACACGTTTTGGCAGGTGGAGATGTACCAGCAGGAACATTAGTAACCGAGCAATACATGCTGGACTTAGAAAGAGAAGCTTTCCTAAGTCTTTGTGGAGAGCCAAAAACGCAGCAACGGATGCAATACATGTTAAGTAAAGGAAAGCCATTGCGCAATTAA
- a CDS encoding TetR/AcrR family transcriptional regulator, protein MTSRKKEKYHLILEGALQVFAENGYHASQVSKIAKVAGVADGTIYLYFKNKEDILISLFREKLGELVGKFEASIEHITDAAEAIQEICRIHYTELEANVPLAYVTQIELRQSNLEMRKAIGQTVKPYIKLLEGVIRKGMEDGTFRADLDVKLTRLLLFGAMDEVVTTWLIAGQKYSLSEQVEKTVEFFLKGLKA, encoded by the coding sequence ATGACAAGTAGAAAAAAAGAAAAATATCATTTAATCCTCGAAGGCGCTCTCCAAGTTTTTGCCGAAAACGGGTATCACGCCTCGCAAGTTTCTAAGATTGCAAAGGTTGCAGGGGTCGCGGATGGAACGATTTATTTGTACTTTAAAAATAAAGAAGACATCCTCATTTCCTTATTTCGAGAAAAGCTTGGAGAACTAGTTGGAAAGTTTGAAGCAAGTATTGAGCACATCACGGACGCGGCTGAGGCCATTCAGGAAATATGTAGAATCCACTACACAGAGCTTGAGGCAAATGTTCCACTCGCATACGTGACGCAAATCGAGCTACGGCAAAGCAACTTAGAAATGAGAAAAGCAATCGGGCAAACCGTTAAACCGTACATCAAGTTGCTGGAAGGCGTTATTCGTAAAGGTATGGAAGACGGGACATTCCGAGCAGATTTAGATGTGAAGCTTACGCGCTTACTGCTTTTCGGTGCAATGGATGAAGTAGTGACCACTTGGTTGATTGCAGGACAAAAATATTCGTTATCGGAGCAAGTTGAGAAGACTGTTGAGTTCTTTTTAAAGGGATTAAAAGCATAA
- a CDS encoding GrpB family protein, whose translation MRKVDVLPYQEGWKSLFEEEADHLSRIFGEELIAIHHIGSTSVKGLKAKPIIDIMPVVKNIHQVDGFNDSMIAIGYEPKGENGIRGRRYFQKGGDNRTHHVHIYENKSPEIIRHLALRDYLRAFPEEAKAYGDLKERLAKKFPYQIESYIQGKERFVSELEQRALAWHQKRGD comes from the coding sequence ATGAGAAAAGTAGATGTTTTACCTTATCAAGAGGGTTGGAAGTCCTTATTTGAAGAGGAAGCGGATCATCTGAGTCGTATTTTCGGTGAGGAACTAATAGCTATCCATCATATAGGCAGTACCTCCGTAAAAGGACTAAAGGCAAAACCAATCATTGATATCATGCCTGTAGTGAAAAATATTCATCAGGTGGATGGCTTTAACGATTCCATGATTGCAATTGGCTATGAGCCTAAAGGAGAAAATGGGATTCGAGGGAGACGTTATTTTCAAAAAGGTGGAGATAATCGGACCCATCATGTACATATATACGAAAACAAAAGTCCGGAGATCATACGCCATCTTGCACTCCGAGACTATTTACGGGCATTCCCAGAGGAAGCCAAAGCCTACGGAGACTTAAAAGAAAGACTCGCGAAAAAGTTTCCGTATCAAATCGAATCTTACATTCAAGGTAAAGAAAGATTTGTATCCGAATTGGAACAAAGAGCTTTAGCTTGGCATCAGAAAAGGGGAGATTGA
- a CDS encoding acyl-CoA dehydrogenase family protein, producing MAVKTVGGSFIIEDVDFQSIVTPDELTDEQKMIADTTRDFVDGEVLPRDEEIEGLNYDLTVELLQKAGELGLLGADIPEMYEGLGLDKVSTTLISERLSKASSFALSLGAHVGIGTLPIVYFGTVEQKKKYLPQLATGEKIAAYCLTEPSSGSDALGAKTTATLSDDGKYYILNGTKQFITNAGFADVFIVYAKVDGKDFSTFIVERTMDGLSIGPEEKKMGIKGSSTCPLILEDVKVPVENLLWEVGKGHLIAFNILNIGRYKLGVGGLGGAKEIIELSVKYANERTQFSKQISNFPLIRNKLADMNIRTFALESMVYRTAGMMDEGMSDIDFNSPDAGVASAKAIAEFALECSINKVFGSEVLDFVADEGVQIHGGYGFIQEYKVERIYRDSRINRIFEGTNEINRLLIPGTLVKRAMKGELPLMQKAQALQSELLTLIPGQTFEGLLEQEQHLISMAKKMFLMVGGLAVQKYQHRLEEEQEVLSHLADIMIQVFAAESAYLRTKKLIDKQGEEKAANAIAMTQVFVHEAFDKIESLAKDALAAIESGDMLRAQLSVLKKLARRTPVNTVGLKREIAERVVASERYVV from the coding sequence ATGGCAGTGAAAACGGTTGGTGGAAGTTTTATTATTGAGGATGTAGATTTTCAATCTATCGTAACACCGGATGAGTTGACCGATGAACAAAAGATGATAGCAGATACAACACGAGATTTCGTCGATGGTGAAGTGTTACCAAGAGATGAAGAAATCGAAGGCTTGAACTATGATCTAACGGTTGAATTGCTACAAAAAGCTGGAGAGTTAGGCTTATTAGGTGCCGATATTCCAGAAATGTATGAAGGGCTTGGGTTGGATAAGGTGAGTACTACACTCATTAGTGAACGCTTATCGAAGGCATCTTCCTTTGCCCTATCTCTAGGAGCACATGTGGGAATTGGAACTCTTCCTATTGTCTATTTTGGAACGGTTGAACAAAAGAAAAAATATTTACCACAGCTTGCCACAGGAGAGAAGATTGCCGCGTATTGCTTAACAGAGCCATCCTCTGGATCTGACGCACTAGGAGCGAAAACAACGGCGACCTTGTCGGACGACGGAAAATATTATATCTTGAATGGTACGAAACAGTTTATTACGAATGCTGGATTTGCCGATGTCTTTATCGTCTATGCCAAAGTAGACGGAAAAGATTTCAGTACCTTTATTGTAGAAAGAACGATGGACGGATTGAGCATTGGACCGGAAGAAAAGAAAATGGGTATTAAAGGTTCATCCACTTGTCCATTGATTTTAGAAGATGTAAAGGTTCCTGTAGAAAACCTGCTATGGGAGGTTGGAAAAGGCCATCTCATCGCCTTTAACATTCTAAACATCGGCCGTTACAAGCTTGGTGTTGGCGGTCTTGGTGGAGCAAAAGAGATTATTGAGCTTTCCGTTAAGTACGCAAACGAAAGAACACAGTTTTCCAAACAAATTTCGAATTTCCCACTTATCCGTAACAAGCTAGCTGATATGAACATTCGTACGTTTGCCTTAGAAAGCATGGTCTATCGTACTGCAGGTATGATGGATGAAGGCATGAGTGATATCGATTTTAATAGTCCAGATGCTGGGGTTGCTTCCGCAAAAGCTATTGCAGAGTTTGCCCTAGAATGCTCGATTAACAAAGTGTTCGGCTCGGAAGTGCTAGATTTTGTAGCGGATGAAGGCGTACAAATTCACGGTGGTTACGGCTTTATTCAAGAATATAAAGTAGAACGTATTTATCGGGATTCTAGAATCAATCGTATTTTCGAAGGAACGAATGAAATCAATCGTCTTCTAATCCCAGGAACCTTAGTTAAACGAGCAATGAAGGGTGAGCTACCACTTATGCAAAAAGCTCAAGCCCTACAATCCGAACTGCTCACACTCATACCTGGTCAAACCTTTGAAGGTCTTTTAGAACAAGAACAGCATTTGATCTCCATGGCGAAAAAGATGTTCCTTATGGTCGGCGGTCTGGCCGTTCAAAAGTATCAACATAGGCTGGAAGAGGAACAAGAGGTGCTTAGTCATTTAGCGGATATCATGATTCAAGTGTTCGCTGCAGAAAGCGCTTACTTGAGAACGAAAAAACTGATTGATAAGCAAGGAGAAGAAAAAGCAGCAAATGCTATAGCGATGACACAAGTCTTTGTACATGAAGCTTTTGATAAAATCGAATCCTTAGCAAAGGATGCTTTAGCTGCTATTGAATCTGGAGATATGCTTCGTGCTCAATTGTCTGTGTTGAAAAAGCTTGCTCGCCGGACACCGGTTAATACAGTTGGACTGAAACGCGAAATTGCAGAACGTGTTGTTGCTTCTGAGAGATACGTAGTGTGA
- a CDS encoding AMP-binding protein — protein MSEKVWLKHYPKEVLPSYDYPKQNLAQFLLDAAANYPEHTALYFLGRKMKYKELLSETYRFANALQKLGIQKGDRVAIMLPNCPQAVIAYYGSLLVGAIVVQTNPTYMERELDHQLNDSGAKLLIGLDILFKRISKVVPQTKVENVIYTSIKDYLPFPKNVLYPIKAKKEGQSLDVDYSENVLSFKRVLDDASDSPVQVNIDSEHDLALLQYTGGTTGLSKGVMLTHHNLVANTIQSRAWSYRSEEAKESYLAVLPFFHVFGMTVLMNQSVRLAGTLLLLPKFDADESLKLINKMKPSIFPGAPTMYIALINHPKIGDFDLSSIEVCISGAAPLPGEVQEVFEQVTGGKLLEGYGLTEASPVTHANNIWGKRKLGSIGIPFPDTDARVVDPETGEELELGEVGELIVKGPQVMRGYWNQPVETSKTLREGWLYTGDMAVMDDEGFFYIMDRKKDLIIAGGFNIYPREVEEVLFDHPAVMDVVVAGIPDPYRGETVKAYVVLKNGTQTDEQELEAFCRERLASYKVPRSYEFRDSLPKTLVGKTLRRVVVEEEKKKLETSNES, from the coding sequence ATGTCAGAAAAAGTATGGTTAAAGCATTACCCCAAGGAAGTTTTGCCTTCCTATGACTATCCGAAGCAAAACTTGGCGCAATTTTTATTAGACGCTGCGGCTAACTATCCGGAACATACAGCACTGTATTTCCTTGGTCGAAAAATGAAGTATAAAGAATTACTAAGTGAAACGTATCGGTTTGCAAATGCGTTACAAAAGCTAGGCATTCAAAAGGGCGATCGGGTAGCTATTATGCTCCCGAACTGCCCGCAAGCTGTTATTGCTTATTATGGTTCGCTACTAGTGGGTGCCATTGTGGTGCAAACGAACCCGACTTATATGGAGCGAGAGCTTGATCATCAGCTTAATGATTCGGGGGCTAAGCTGTTAATTGGATTAGATATTTTGTTCAAGCGAATTTCTAAAGTGGTTCCACAAACGAAAGTGGAAAACGTAATCTATACGTCCATTAAAGATTACTTACCATTTCCGAAAAATGTGTTATACCCAATTAAAGCGAAAAAAGAAGGGCAATCACTCGATGTAGATTATTCTGAAAATGTTCTTTCCTTTAAACGAGTATTGGATGATGCTTCCGATTCACCAGTGCAAGTCAACATCGACTCAGAGCATGATTTAGCACTTCTTCAGTACACGGGAGGGACGACAGGTTTATCAAAAGGGGTTATGCTCACCCACCACAATTTAGTGGCGAATACGATTCAATCTCGTGCCTGGAGTTATCGTAGTGAAGAAGCGAAAGAAAGCTATTTAGCTGTCCTGCCATTTTTTCATGTGTTTGGCATGACGGTGTTGATGAATCAATCTGTTAGACTTGCGGGGACATTGCTTTTGTTACCGAAGTTTGATGCGGACGAGTCGCTTAAACTTATAAACAAAATGAAACCGTCTATTTTTCCGGGAGCACCTACGATGTATATAGCCCTTATCAATCATCCAAAGATTGGTGATTTTGATTTGTCATCCATTGAAGTTTGTATTAGTGGGGCGGCTCCACTCCCTGGAGAGGTACAGGAAGTCTTTGAACAAGTTACCGGTGGAAAGCTTCTTGAAGGCTATGGACTAACGGAGGCTTCTCCCGTAACACATGCCAATAACATTTGGGGAAAACGCAAGCTTGGATCCATTGGCATTCCGTTTCCGGATACAGATGCTCGAGTTGTAGATCCTGAAACAGGGGAAGAGTTGGAACTAGGAGAAGTTGGCGAGCTTATTGTAAAAGGTCCACAAGTCATGAGAGGGTATTGGAACCAGCCTGTTGAAACTAGTAAAACATTACGAGAGGGCTGGCTGTACACGGGCGATATGGCTGTGATGGATGATGAAGGCTTCTTCTACATTATGGATCGAAAAAAAGACCTCATCATTGCAGGTGGATTTAATATCTATCCTCGTGAGGTAGAAGAGGTATTGTTTGATCATCCTGCTGTTATGGATGTGGTAGTAGCAGGTATCCCGGATCCGTATCGTGGGGAAACGGTGAAAGCTTATGTTGTGCTGAAAAATGGGACGCAAACAGACGAACAAGAATTAGAAGCATTTTGTCGAGAACGATTAGCCTCTTATAAAGTACCGCGCAGCTATGAATTCAGGGACAGTCTTCCAAAAACGTTAGTTGGAAAAACGTTGCGTCGAGTAGTTGTTGAGGAAGAGAAAAAGAAATTAGAAACGAGTAATGAATCATAA
- a CDS encoding heterodisulfide reductase-related iron-sulfur binding cluster produces the protein MVVVGWQWVQFFAFLIVSGYSLYLFAKVVYHRYLYVKLGQPVTMEKQLKERFKTAVVQVLGQQKLLKDKKSGIMHVVIFYGFIILQFGALDIIVKGLGAKGLPIPGYHVFGLIQEITVFLIFLAVGYAAYRRYGEKLARLKRGWKPSIVIFLIFSLMFTVLFTLGFERIIHDMDFSWYAPVSSMIAAAFSGVGTTAATVFFYIFWWAHLLILLSFLIYVPQSKHFHLMVAPINILLRKTEPVGKLTSLDLEDEEAESFGVGKIEDFTQKQMIDFYACVECGRCTNVCPASNTGKILSPMHLIAKLRDHLTEKGAVLTSKSPWVPAYAFSESGSHSFQHPDGGLDTNWSSDSITNIEPTISLQKMLWSTGEKKAEDMNLIGDVMTGEEIWACTTCRNCEDQCPVGNEHVDKIIDLRRHLVLMEGSVPQEGQRAMQNIERQGNPWGINRNDRAKWTEDIDGIPVPTVKENPDFDVLYFVGSMGSYDNRSLKVSRAFARLLNEAEVNFAILGNEEKNSGDTPRRMGNELLFQELCMENIATFQKYNVKKIVTACPHTFNTLKNEYPEFGLEGVEVLHHTELLDQLVKQGRLSPQYELNERITYHDSCYLGRYNNIYDQPRDILRAIKGVEVVEMDRSRENGMCCGAGGGMMWMEETAGKRVNIARTEQALEVNPTIISSACPFCLTMLEDGTKSKEVEERVRARDIAEILEEAVFGVGVEKDKKAM, from the coding sequence ATGGTCGTTGTGGGTTGGCAGTGGGTGCAATTTTTTGCCTTCTTAATTGTAAGCGGTTACAGCTTGTATCTGTTTGCGAAGGTTGTCTATCATCGTTATTTATACGTAAAGCTTGGGCAGCCCGTCACGATGGAAAAACAGTTGAAGGAGCGATTTAAAACCGCTGTTGTTCAAGTATTGGGGCAGCAAAAGCTCTTAAAGGATAAGAAGAGCGGTATCATGCATGTGGTTATCTTTTACGGGTTTATCATTCTACAATTTGGAGCGTTAGACATTATTGTAAAAGGACTTGGTGCAAAGGGGCTACCCATTCCTGGGTACCATGTATTTGGCCTCATTCAAGAGATTACCGTCTTCCTCATCTTTTTAGCGGTAGGCTATGCTGCATACCGTCGCTACGGGGAGAAGTTAGCTCGTTTAAAAAGAGGCTGGAAGCCGAGTATCGTTATTTTCTTAATTTTTTCCTTAATGTTTACCGTCTTATTTACATTAGGTTTTGAACGAATCATTCATGATATGGACTTTTCCTGGTATGCGCCGGTTTCTTCTATGATTGCTGCTGCCTTTTCCGGAGTGGGAACGACAGCAGCTACCGTTTTCTTCTATATCTTCTGGTGGGCGCATTTACTGATTTTACTTTCTTTTCTCATTTATGTACCACAATCGAAACACTTTCACCTTATGGTCGCACCGATCAATATTTTACTTAGAAAAACCGAACCAGTTGGAAAATTAACATCATTAGATTTAGAGGATGAAGAAGCTGAATCCTTTGGTGTCGGAAAGATTGAAGACTTTACGCAAAAGCAAATGATTGATTTTTACGCTTGTGTTGAGTGTGGACGTTGTACGAATGTATGTCCAGCATCCAACACAGGAAAAATTCTTTCTCCCATGCATTTAATTGCGAAATTACGAGATCACTTAACGGAAAAAGGAGCCGTTCTTACATCGAAGTCACCTTGGGTACCAGCATATGCTTTCTCTGAATCTGGCTCTCATTCGTTCCAACATCCAGATGGTGGATTGGATACAAACTGGAGCAGCGATTCCATCACAAACATTGAACCAACCATCAGCCTCCAAAAAATGCTTTGGTCAACAGGAGAGAAGAAAGCCGAGGATATGAATCTTATCGGTGACGTGATGACCGGAGAAGAAATTTGGGCATGTACGACTTGCCGAAACTGTGAGGATCAATGTCCTGTAGGCAACGAGCATGTTGATAAAATCATCGATTTACGTAGACACCTTGTTTTGATGGAAGGTAGTGTACCACAGGAAGGACAACGGGCGATGCAAAACATTGAGCGTCAAGGGAACCCTTGGGGAATCAATCGAAATGATCGCGCGAAATGGACCGAAGATATTGATGGAATTCCAGTTCCTACTGTGAAAGAAAACCCCGATTTTGATGTTTTATACTTTGTTGGCTCAATGGGCTCTTACGATAACCGTAGTTTAAAAGTATCTAGAGCTTTTGCGAGATTACTAAATGAAGCGGAAGTGAACTTTGCCATTCTTGGTAATGAAGAGAAGAACTCCGGGGACACTCCTCGCCGTATGGGGAACGAGTTGCTTTTCCAGGAGCTTTGTATGGAAAACATTGCGACGTTCCAGAAATATAACGTGAAGAAGATCGTAACCGCTTGTCCGCATACGTTTAATACATTAAAAAATGAATATCCAGAGTTTGGTCTGGAAGGGGTAGAGGTGCTTCACCATACAGAACTATTGGATCAACTGGTGAAACAAGGAAGACTCTCCCCGCAATATGAACTGAACGAACGTATTACGTATCACGATTCTTGTTATCTAGGACGCTATAACAATATATATGATCAGCCTAGAGATATCCTTCGAGCCATTAAAGGGGTGGAAGTCGTAGAGATGGACCGTAGCCGGGAAAACGGCATGTGCTGTGGTGCTGGTGGCGGCATGATGTGGATGGAAGAAACAGCTGGGAAACGTGTAAATATCGCACGAACCGAGCAAGCGTTAGAAGTGAATCCAACCATCATTAGTAGTGCTTGTCCATTCTGTCTTACCATGCTAGAGGATGGAACAAAATCGAAGGAAGTGGAAGAAAGAGTTCGAGCAAGAGATATTGCCGAAATTCTAGAGGAAGCTGTATTTGGTGTAGGTGTAGAGAAAGACAAAAAGGCGATGTAA
- a CDS encoding PaaI family thioesterase, producing MNKATSFDWDSYIAKLVKDADKTFWGYLGCEMIELGQKHVIISLDVKDHHLNLLSILHGGVHASMLDNAMGLVTMASRPEESTVTTNLNIHFMSQIKKQKITVYADIIHESRTMLTTEGRIVDESGAVCTIGTGSFRVIK from the coding sequence ATGAATAAAGCAACCTCCTTTGATTGGGATAGCTATATTGCGAAGCTGGTAAAAGATGCAGACAAAACGTTTTGGGGATACTTGGGTTGTGAAATGATAGAATTGGGTCAAAAACACGTGATTATCTCCTTAGATGTAAAAGATCACCATCTTAATTTACTTAGCATTTTACACGGTGGAGTTCACGCAAGTATGTTAGATAATGCTATGGGACTTGTAACGATGGCATCAAGACCGGAGGAAAGCACCGTTACGACGAATCTAAACATTCACTTTATGTCGCAAATAAAAAAACAAAAAATAACGGTGTATGCGGATATTATTCATGAATCAAGGACCATGCTAACCACAGAAGGAAGGATTGTGGACGAAAGCGGAGCGGTTTGTACGATTGGTACGGGGTCTTTTCGGGTGATTAAGTAA
- a CDS encoding acetyl-CoA C-acyltransferase, whose product MKEAVIVSIARTAVGRAKKGTLAQTRAEDLGKTVLEAVVERAPGLKKEDVEDIIIGCAMPEGEQGLNFARTMSLYAGFPVTTPALTINRFCSSGLQSIAFAAERVMLGHADVIIAGGVESMSHVPMTGFKLAPHPKIVEELPEAYMGMGFTAEEVASRFGVSREDQDAFAASSHQKAAAAIKEGKFQEEVVPVHTSLSGVDDSGKRWEKQVTFDTDEGVREGTTAEVLGGLRPAFKQKGTVTAGNSSQMSDGAAACVIMSKEKAEELGLKPLATFKSFALSGVEPEIMGVGPIKAIPKALEMAGVSKEDVKLFEINEAFASQCLQVIRELNIDEDIVNVNGGAIALGHPLGCTGTKLTSTLIHELKRRGGGYGVVSMCIGGGMGAAGVFEVHAD is encoded by the coding sequence ATGAAGGAAGCGGTTATTGTATCCATTGCTCGTACGGCAGTGGGTCGAGCGAAAAAAGGAACATTAGCACAAACACGTGCAGAAGATTTAGGGAAAACCGTATTAGAAGCGGTCGTAGAACGAGCGCCGGGCTTAAAAAAGGAAGATGTAGAGGACATCATTATTGGTTGTGCCATGCCAGAAGGGGAACAAGGGCTTAACTTTGCAAGAACGATGTCTCTCTATGCAGGGTTTCCAGTAACGACACCAGCGCTAACCATTAATCGATTCTGCTCCTCGGGACTGCAGTCGATTGCATTTGCAGCAGAGAGAGTGATGCTTGGGCATGCAGATGTCATTATTGCGGGAGGTGTAGAGAGCATGAGCCATGTCCCGATGACAGGCTTCAAACTCGCTCCACACCCGAAAATTGTGGAGGAACTTCCAGAAGCTTATATGGGCATGGGCTTTACCGCGGAGGAAGTCGCCAGTCGTTTTGGAGTATCACGAGAAGACCAAGATGCCTTCGCCGCATCTAGTCATCAAAAAGCTGCGGCCGCGATCAAGGAAGGTAAATTCCAGGAAGAAGTCGTTCCTGTTCACACATCTTTATCTGGTGTGGATGACAGCGGCAAGCGATGGGAAAAACAAGTCACGTTCGATACCGATGAAGGGGTTCGTGAAGGAACAACAGCAGAAGTGCTGGGAGGACTACGGCCAGCTTTTAAGCAAAAAGGCACCGTTACGGCAGGAAACTCCTCCCAAATGAGTGATGGGGCAGCAGCTTGCGTCATCATGAGTAAAGAAAAAGCGGAGGAGTTAGGATTAAAGCCTTTAGCAACCTTCAAATCCTTTGCTCTTTCCGGTGTGGAACCAGAAATCATGGGTGTAGGACCCATTAAGGCCATTCCAAAGGCATTAGAAATGGCTGGTGTTAGCAAGGAGGATGTGAAGCTGTTTGAAATCAACGAAGCTTTTGCTTCCCAATGCTTACAAGTTATTCGAGAGCTAAATATTGATGAAGACATCGTCAATGTAAACGGTGGTGCCATTGCTTTAGGTCACCCACTAGGTTGTACAGGTACAAAGCTAACTTCTACCTTGATTCATGAGTTAAAGCGTCGTGGTGGAGGCTACGGAGTGGTATCTATGTGTATTGGTGGCGGTATGGGAGCCGCTGGTGTGTTTGAGGTTCATGCGGATTAA